Within Actinoplanes sp. L3-i22, the genomic segment GCACCAGCGCGAGCAGGCCGAACGCCAGCAGGCCGACGCCGAACGGCAGCAGGATCTCGGCGATCACCGAGCCGCTGACGCCGTGCAGCACCATGCCGACGGTCAGGTACTGGAAGACGCTCGCGTCCGGCGTCGACAGCGCGAACGCCGCGACCAGCAGTTCGCCGGCGAGGATGCAGGCGACCGGGCCGGCGGCGAAGACCGCGGCGGCCCGGCCCCGGCCGCGCCAGCGCTGGACGTCGTCGACGGTGAGGGTCTTGCCCCAGCCCATCCCGCCGAGCGCGGCGCCGACCGCCCCGAACGGGTCGATGTCGTGGCGCAGGCTGGGCGCGAGGGGCTCGTTGCGTTCGGCCAGGCCGACGACGCGCGCGGTGAAACGGATGGCGACCGCGCGCAGCATCACACCGGACAGGAAGGAGACGACCAGCGCGACGAACGCGACCGGCGTCCCGAGCGCGAACAGCACCGGGGTGGCGACCTAACCTCGTTCTGCCTTGGCGGCGATGACCTCACGTGCGAGCTGACGGTAGTTCCGGGCGCCCGAGGACGCCGGGTCCAGCGTAGTGATCGGCGCGCCCGCGACGGTCGACTCCGGGAACTTCACCGTCTTCGTGATGACCGTCTGGTACACCTTGTCGCCGAACGCCTCGACGACCCGCTGCAGCACCTGGCGGCAGTGCGTGGTGCGGGAGTCGTACATCGTCGCCAGGATGCCCTCGAGCTCCAGGTCGAAGTTCAGCCGCTCGCGGACCTTGTCGATCGTGTCGAGCAGCAGGGCCACGCCGCGCAGCGAGAAGAACTCGCACTCCAGCGGGATCAGCACGGCGTTCGCGATGGTCAGCGCGTTGATCGCCAGCAGGCCCAGGGAGGGCTGGCAGTCGATCAGGATGAAGTCGTACTCCTTGCGGACCGAGCGCAGCGCGCGGGCCAGCGCCATCTCCCGCGCCACCTCGTTGACCAGCTGGATCTCGGCCGCGGAGAGGTCGATGTTGGCCGGCAGCAGGTGCAGGCCGTCGATGTCGGTCTTGATGATGACGTCCTCGGTGGAGACGTCGTCCTGCATCAGCAGGTTGTAGACGCTCAGGTCGAGGTTGTGCGGGTTCACGCCGAGGCCGACCGAGCAGGCGCCCTGCGGGTCGAAGTCGACGAGGAGCACCTTCCGCCCGTACTCCGCCAGGGCCGCGCCGAGGTTGATCGTGGTGGTCGTCTTGCCGACGCCACCCTTCTGGTTCGCGAGCGCGATGATCCGCGCCGGGCCGTGCCGATCGGTCGGCATGGGCTCGGGGATCGGGCGGCGCATCGTGTACGCCGTGGGGTCGGCCGGACCCAGGTCGGCGCCGAGGTCGAGGGAGCTCTGCTGGTCACGGAGGACGGCAGTCCACGCCTCCGCACGCTGGCCGTGCCCTGACATCGCCCTCGCCCCCTATCCGACTCGAAGTCGGAACCGAAGCCCGACTGTACGCCACCCACGCCGCACCATCGGGGTCAGCCGTTCGGCGTGTCGCACCTATGGATGCGTACCTTCTAACGAGCGCGTGGGTGAGAAGTCGCGTAGACCTCGCGCAGGCGCTCGACGGTCACCAGGGTATACACCTGCGTCGTGGTGACCGAGGCGTGTCCCAGCAGTTCCTGCACCACGCGCACATCGGCGCCACCGTCGAGCAGATGCGTGGCGTAGGAGTGACGCAGCGTGTGCGGGCTGACCGCGTGCGGGCCGTCCACCGGGAGACCGGCCGCCCCGGCACACCGGTGCAGCACGGTCCACGCGCTCTGCCGGGACAGCCGGCCGCCGCGGGCGTTCAGGAAGATCGCCGGGGTGCCGCGACCGTTTTCGGACAGGGCCGGCCGGGCCCGGACGAGGTAGGTCTGCAGCGCGGTCCGGGCGTAGCCGCCGACCGGGACCAGCCGGGTCCGCCCGCCCTTGCCGCGCAGCAGCGCCGAGCTCTCCTCGGGCGAACCCAGCTCGAGGTCGTCGATGTCGGCGCCGACCGCCTCGGAGATCCGCGCCCCGGTGCCGTAGAGGAACTCCAGCAGCGCCCGGTCGCGCAGCCCCAGCGGCGTGTCCGCGGCCGGCACCGCGAGCAGCCGGTCGACCTGGTCCACGTCGAGCGCCTTGGGCAGCCGCTTCGGCGGGGTCGGCGGGCGCACGTCCGCGGACACGTCGTGCGGGACCAGCCGCTCGCGGACCGCGAACCGGTGCAGGCCGCGCACCGCGCTGATCGCCCGGGCCGCGGACGACGAGGCCAGGCCGCCGTCCCGCAGCGACGCGAGGTGCCCGGTCACGTCGGCCGGCCGCACCTGGGCCAGGTCGTCGATCCCGGCCGCGGTCAGTTGCTCAGCGTAACGATCAAGATCACGACGGTACGACGCGAGCGTGTTGCGGGACAGCCCGCGCTCCACCCCCAGATGATCGAGGTACGCGTTTATCGCCCGATCGAGTGTCAGTTGAGCACCTCCGTCAGCGGTGTCACCGGCATACCGTGCGCCTCTCCCACCGGCCCGTAGACCACCTGGCCGTCGTGCGTGTTCAACCCGGCGGCCAGCGCCCGGTCGTGGCGCAGCGCGGCCCGCCAGCCCCGGTTGGCCAGTTCCAGAGCGTACGGGAGAGTCACGTTGGTGAGCGCGTAGGTGCTGGTGTGCGGCACCGCCCCGGGCATGTTCGCGACGCAGTAGAACATCGATCCGTGCACCCGGTAGGTCGGGTCGTCGTGCGTCGTCGGGCGGGACGCCTCGAAGCAGCCGCCCTGGTCGATCGAGATGTCGACCAGCACGCTGCCCGGCTTCATCCGCTCGACCAGGTCGTTCGAGATCAGCATCGGCGCCTTCGCCCCGGGCACCAGGACCGCCCCGACCACCAGGTCCGCGTCGAGCACGGCGCGTTCGATCTCGTACGCGTTGGAGGCGATCGTCTGCAGGTGGCCGCGGTAGTCCGCGTCGGCGGCGCGCAGCCGGGCGATGTTGCGGTCCAGCAGCATCACCTCGGCCTGCATGCCGAGCGCGATGGCGGCCGCGTTCATCCCGGAGACGCCGGCCCCGATCACCACCACCTTGGCCGCGTAGACTCCCGGCACCCCGCCCATCAGCACGCCGCGCCCGCCGCCCTGGCGCATCAGCTGGTACGCCCCGACCTGCGGCGCGAGCCGGCCGGCCACCTCGGACATCGGCGCGAGCAGCGGCAGCGAGCGGTCCGGCAGCTCGACCGTCTCGTACGCGATCCCGGTGATCCGCCGGTCGACGAGCGCGTCGGTGCACTCCTTGGACGCCGCCAGGTGCAGGTAGGTGAAGAGCACCTGACCCTCGCGCATCCGGTGGTACTCGCTGGCCACCGGCTCCTTGACCTTGAGGATCAGGTCGCCCTCGGCCCACACGGCGTCACCGTCGGGCACGATCGTCGCCCCCGCGTCCCGGAAGTCCGTGTCGGTGATCGACGAGCCCATGCCGGCGGCGCTCTGCACGAACACCTCGTGCCCGGCGCGGGCGAACTCGAAGACCCCGGCCGGGGTGATCGCGACCCGGAACTCGTTGTTCTTGACCTCGCTGGGAATCCCGACCTTCACATCATTCTCCCTGCGTCACCGCGACGTTGCGCTGCGCGATATGTCCTTATCCGCCGCAGACTACCCCGGTTCATACGCACTGATCCCCATGTCCTCAACAGGACGACGAACCGGTACGGTCGCCGGATGACCGGCTTTCCCTGGCTTCTCGTCGACCAGAACATCGACGACGGCGACGCGGTGGTGGCGGCGTGTGCCGACATCGACGGCCTGTTCGCCGACCCGGGTGAGCCGCCGGTCGAGCGGTACACGCTGCAGGGCTGCGCCCCGGCCGGCGCGCTGCGCGCGGCGTGCGACGGGTTCGGCGACCCCTGGCTGGGCAACATCGGCCTGGAGACGATCCACCGGGCCGACTCGAAACATCCCCGCGAGTGCTGGGAGTGCACCGAGGAGTTGCTCGACCTGACCGTCACCGACGTGCGCCCGACCGGGTTCGGCGTCTTCGACGTCACCCTGGAGGGGCGGCTGCGAATAGACCCGGAACACCGCAAACGCCGCCGCGGGCCGGACCGGGCGCCGGAGGCCGACGGGTACGTGCTGACCGGCATCACCGGCGAGGGCGAGGAGAAGTTCGGCACCTGCCAGGAGGTGTCCGGGGTGTTCCGCCCGCGGCCCGAGCACCTGCCCCGGCCGGCCACGCTGATCGGCTGCCGGCCCGAGCCGCGGCTGTCCCGGGCGATCGACGCGCTGCAGCGGGGCTCGGCCCGGCACCGGCGGATGATCATCGCGTCGATCTTCAGCGTCGCCGACGACGGCACCGCCACCCATATGCTGGACAGCGGGCTGGGCGCGGAGGTGTCGGAGGTCCGGCCGTCGGTGCTCGGCGACGGGCTGCTCGACGTGACGTTCGCCAGCACGTACGGGGACGCGATCAAAGGCGGTCGCCCGAGCGGGGCGCGGGAGATCTGGGACCACTGGCGGACCGGCCGGCCGGCCGAGACCGGGCTCTGGGCGGCCTACCCGGCGGCGCTGCGGCACGAGTGGGCCGGCGCGGCGCTCGCCCATCACCGGCCCGGGGCGGACCGGCCGTCCGGGACGACGTACCACCTGGACGGGCGGCACGTCACCGACGAGGACGGGTTCTACTGCGCGATCGGCGAGGCGATCAACGGCCCCGGCGGGTACTTCGGGTGGAACGCCGGCGCGCTGCACGACTGCCTGCTCGGGGACTGGGGTGCGGCGCCCGGGTTCCGGCTGGTCTGGCACGACTCGGCGGTGGCCCGCAAGCACCTGGTGCCCGGCTACGACCGGCGGGACTGGTGTCCGGCGGTGACCATGGAGCACCTGCTCGCCTGGCTCGCCGAGGACGGCGCCGAGGTGGAGCTTCTCTGACCGGAGAAGGTGGAACTTCTTTAGTTTTTGAAAACACTGAGGACGGTGTACGTTCTCGGCCATGGCCGTCGATCTCAACACCGCCGTCCCGCACTCCGCCCGCATCTACGACTACCTGCTGGGCGGCAAGGACAACTTCGCGGCGGACCGGGCCGCGGCCGCCGCGATCGTGAAGGCGTCCCCCAGCCTGCCGATCTCGATGCGCGCCAACCGCAACTACCTGGCCCGCGCGGCCCACTACCTCGCCGCCGACCTGGGCATCCGCCAGTTCCTGGACATCGGTGCCGGGCTGCCGACCTCGCCCAATCTGCACGAGGTGGTCCAGCGGGTGGACCCCACCGCGAAGATCGTCTACGTCGACAATGATCCGATCGTGCTGGTCCACGCGCGAGCGCTCCTCACCTCCACGCCGGAGGGGTCGACCACCTATCTGGACGCCGACCTGCTGGACGCCGACAAGATCATCAAGGCTTCCGAGGTACGGGCCCTGGACTTCAGCCGTCCGATTGCGATCAGTCTCATCGCGGTCCTGCAGTTCGTCACCGACGAGGCCGAGGCGCACCGGATCATCGACACCCTGATGGCCCGGCTCGCCCCCGGCAGCGCGCTCGCGATCTCCACCGTGACCGCGCACAACGAGCAGGCGGTGCAGGGGGCGAAGGCGTACACGGCCCGTGGCATCCCGGCCAAGCCGCGCACCGACGACGAGGTGGCCGCGCTCTTCCGCGGCCTGGACCTGGTCGAGCCGGGCGTCCAGCTGGTCCACCGCTGGCGCCCCGACCCGGCCGCCACCGCCGTCGACGACCTGCACGTCCAGATGTCCGGCGGCGTCGCCGTCAAGCGCTGACGGGTTCCCCGGCCGTGGACGCCGAGCTGGCGTGGGACCTCAACGACAGCCTGTTCGTCGGGCCGTGGGCCGTGCGGGTCAGCGCCGACGGCACCCACGCGACGCTGGCCGACCCGGGCACCCTCGCGGACCTGCGGGAGATCCACGGCTGGGATCCGGTGTTCACCCTGCGCCATCCGGACGGCACCCGGCGGCCGGTACTGCTGGGGCGCCCGGCCGACGACGGCACCTTCCTCGTGACCGACCTGGGCACCTAGTTGGCGACGCGGGCGAAGCGGTCCTTGAGGCCCTGACCGAAATCGGTCGGGGTGCCGGTGTGGTCGCTGATCAGTGCCGGGCCGGCGGCGCAGTCCCACGGGTTCCAGGTCCAGCCCAGGTAGCCGACCTCGTGCGCGTCCGCCCAGTCCATCAGGCCGTCGACGAACTTGTGGCCGCAGTCGTTCTCGCCGATCTCACTGAGCGTCAGCGGGACCTGCGCGGCCACCGGGGCGAGCTGCCGGTTCCAGCATTTCGCGCGGTCGCAGTCGTTGAAGTTGTACAGGTGGGCGGCGGCCGCCAGGTTGTTCAGCGGGTCGTTCGGCTTGTAGGTGAGCCACTGGCCGAGGTCGTTGGCGTAGGACAGCCCGCTGAGCATGATGATGTTGGTGGCGCCGGTGGCCCGGACCGCGTCGACCAGGGTCTGGAAGCCGGCGACCGGGTAGCCGATGCCCTCGCAGGTGCCGCCGTCGCGCCAGCACTTCCAGGCCGCGGTGGTGTTGCCGGCCGCCCGGTCCGGGAACGGCTCGTTGAACAGGTCGAGGATGACCGCGTCGTTGCCCCGGAACGTGGTCGCCACGTCGGTCCAGAACGTCGGCGCGTACTGCGCGTCCGGCATCGGCTTCTGGCAGGTGGCCTTGACGTCGGCGCAGGGCGACGAGTCGCCGGTGTACTCCCCGTAGCTCCAGTGCAGCTCGAGGATCGGCGTGATCCCGTTCTTGACCAGCAGGTTCACGTAGTCCTTGACGGCGTCCCGGTACGGATCGCCGCCGACCTCGGGCACACTCGGGGTGCCCAGCCAGCACTCCTCGTTCAGCGGCACCCGGACGGCCCGGATCCGCCAGGCGCGCATGGCGGTGATCGAGGCCTGGTCCATCGGGCCTTCCCAGATGCCGTTGCCCTGGATGCAGGCGAACTCGCCGCCGGACCGGTTCACCCCGTAGAGCTGGTGCACCGCCCCGGAGCCGGTGACGATCTTGTTGCCGACCACCTTCAGCGCGGGCGCCGGAGCGGGGACGGCGGTGGACGGGTGCGGGGACGTGGACGCGTTCACGGCCGGCGGCACGATGCCGGCGGTGCAGTCCCGGCCGTTCAGGGTGAACGCCGCCGGGACCGGGTTGCCGCTGGCCCACGTGCCGCTGAAGCCGAGGGTGGCCGACGCGTCGGTGGCCAGGGCGCCGCTCGCCGCGGTGACCCGGGTGCCGGACTGGTGCCACGTGCCGCCCCAGCCCTGGGTGACCTTCTGGCCGCCGTCCGGGAAGTCGAAGGCCAGCGTCCAGGAGTCGAGCGGGTCGCCGATGTTCTTGACGGTGACCTCGCCCTGGAAGCCGCCGAGCCACTGCTCGCCGACCTTGTAGCTGACGATGCAGCTGGGGCCGGAGGCGAGCGCCCGGGGCAGCGTCACGGCCAGGCCGCCGACCACGATCACGGCGGCGAGCAGGGCCATCGCCCGGTTCGAGAGCGGCAGCCGCGAATGCCGCCGCCCATCAAAAATACGCCTAAATCCCGAAAAACGGGAAAAATCCGGCAGCCCCAGCCAGCGGCCGAAGCCGCCCAGCCCGCCGCCCAGCAAGCGCCCGAAGCCGCCCAGCCCGCCGCCCAGCCAGCGGCCGAAGCCGCCCAGCCAACGACCGAAACCGCTGAGCGAGCGCCCCGAGCCGCTCAGCCAGTCGCTCATCAAGCCGAGGAGCCCCACCGCCCGCACCCGCCCGGAAAGCACCCCCCACCGCCGCGCGACGATGGTCAACGGGTCGGGCAGAGCGCTCACCCGATCCCCGAGAGCTTTCAGGCGGTCGAGCAGAGCGACGAGAGGGTCGGGCAGCGTCAAGCCGCGATCCGGGCACGCAACGCCGCCACCCCACTGCCGGACAGCTCGTCCAGCACGACGGGACGGCCGGTCAGCGCCAGCATCAGCGCCTCCCCACTCCCCCGCACGGTCAGCAGCCCCTGACCGCCCTCCCAGTCCAGGTCCTCGGCGAGGAACCGCAACCCGTCCAGCCGGCCGCGCGGCACGAACGAGCCGCGCGCCTTCGGGCTGATCAGGAACTCCAGTGAGAGCAGCATCCGCTCGGGGACCAGGTCGCGGGTCAGGCCGAGCGGGCGGCAGATGTCCTGCCCGTGCACCTGCAGGTCGGTGAGCTGCCCGAGCGGGCCGACGACCGGCGGGCTGAAGGCGAACTCGGCGTTGAACCGCAGCTGCCGGCCGATCTCGTCGGCGGTCAGGGCGAGCGCCAGGTCGCGGACCAGGTCGGCGTTGGCCCGGTGCACCCGGAAGCCGTGCCGGAGCACGGCCGGGACGATCCGCCGGGCGCCGAGCTGCCACGGTGAACAGAGGTGGGCGGCGACCTCGTGCACGGTCCAGCCTGCACAGAGGCTGGGCGTGTGCAGCTCGCTGGGCTTCAACGACTCGATCAGCTCCGCCATCCGGCGGCGCTCATCGGCGATCATCGACACCATGTCCACGGTGGACAAGTTACCGTGCGAGGCTGGCACGCTACGGAAATGCCCTGTTAATTCGGCCTGCCAATCTCGACCGGGCGCCACCACCTGTGCCATCGGACCGGCCCCTACGCCCCGACGAAGATGCAGAAGGTGTGGCCCGCCGGATCGGCGTAGACGCGCAGCGGCTCCTCGTCGTCGTCGCTGCGGTCGAAACGCATGACGGCGCCCAGGCTCAGGGCCCGCTCGTGCTGCCGGTTCAGCTCCTCGACCGACTCGACGGCGGTGTCCAGGTGCATCTGCTGCGGGACCGTGCCGTCCGGCCAGGTGGTCGGCTTCAGCCCGGGCTCCTGCTGGAAGGCCAGCCGCACCCCGCCGGCACCGACCAGGACCAGCCAGTCGCGGCCCTTCTCGTCGTCCGCCCCGGGCGCGGGCGGCTCATCGCCGGGCCGGTACGCCAGCCCGAGCAGGCGGCGGTAGAACTCGGCCAGGCCGCGCGCATCCGGCGTGTCGAGCACGATCGACTGCAGCTTCGGAAAGCCCATCTCTCCCCCTCCGCGATGAGACGGCCACCGTACTACCCCCGGATGACAGCCAGAATGCCAACCGGGCCGCGTTCCACTCGCGGTCCGCTCATCCCGGCCTCAATGCCGCTTTTGTACGAGGTCAGCCCCCGCCCGCCTCATCGGGTCGCGGCGAGGATCACCAGCAGCGGCACCACCCGCTCCCCGGGGATCGTGTACTGCCCGCGGGCGAGCGTCCGCAGCCAGCCGGCCGACACGAGCTGCCGCAGGTGGTGGTAGACCTGCCCGGTCGTGCCCAGCTCGGTGTCCTCGGCCAGTTCGGCGGCCCCGCGCGTACCGGAAATGATCTTTTGAAGTAACCGCAACCGAACCGGATGGCCGACCGCGGAGAGCACCGGCGCGGTCTCGGTCCAGTCGATCTCGAGCAGGTCGTCGAGCATCCGTCCGTACTGCCAGTCGTAGTGCTCGCCGGTGGGCAGGTCGACCGTGCCGGTGAAGAGGACACCACCGGTGGTGTCGGCGACCTTGGCACGCAGCCCCTCCAGCGCCCAGAAGGTCTCGGCATGCACCGGGTCGGCAGTCGGCTCAGGCGTGGACTTGGCGGCCTGCTCGACCAGGTCGGCCACGACGCGTTCGAGGGCGGAAAGGCGTTCACTCAGGTCATCACTCATAAACCCAAAATTACGAAGGTACGTAATTCCCGTCCAGCCCATTTCACGATGTGCACGCGCGACATTAGGGGACGATCCCGATGGGCAGCGACCTTGCCCGGCGGAACGATGAATCGGCAGTCGTCACTGGAGCCGAGGAGTCGAGATGCAGCTGTCCGCCCTGATCACCGCGCTCACGCTGGCCGTCGGCCCGGTGCCCGCGCACCCGGCGCCCGGCCTGGACTGGGGTGCGTGCCCGGACGACCTGCCCGGGACGCCGCCGAGCGCGGCGGTCACCTGCGCCACGCTGACCCTGCCGGTCGACTGGGCCGATCCGCACGGGCCGACGTTCGGCATGGTGGTCGCGAAGCGGTTCGCGCGGGGGGCGCGGGCCGGGACGCTGGTCTTCGGGCCGGGCGGGCCCGGGGACTCCGGGGTCGACCGGGTGCGCAAGGGCGACCGGTTCAGCGACGAGCAACTGGACCGGTTCGACATCGTGAGCTTCGACCCCCGTACCGTCAAGCGATCGGCCGCGCCCACCTGCGTGCCGGAACCGGACCGCCCACCTGTCGTTCTTCACGACCCGGCGGAGTTCGCCGCCGCGGTGACCACCAACCGGGCCTACTGGGACCGGTGCCGGGCGAGCAGCCCGGTCTTCGCCAATGCCGACTCGGTGACGATCGCGCGGGATCTGGACGCGCTGCGGCAGGCCCTCGGCGAGCGGCGGTTGACGTTCCACGGCAGCTCCTACGGGACGCTGCTGGGCGAGATGTACGCGGAGCGGTTCCCCGACCGGGTGCGCGCGATCGTGCTGGAGAGCGCCTTCGACCACGACCTGCCGCTGACCGATTTCGTCCGCTCCGAGGCGGCCGGGGCGCAGGACGCCTTCGACCAGTTCGTGGCGTGGTGCGACCGGGCCACCGCGACCGAGTGTGTGCTGCACGGCACCGATGTCCGGGGCACCTGGCGGTCGATCCTGCGGGACGCCGACGCCGGCCGGTACGCGCCGCTGACGTCGTTCGAGGTCGCGGCGCTGCCGATGGCGCTGACCCCGCAGTGGGGCCGGCTGGCCGGCACGATCCGGGATCTCGCGGACGGGACCGCCCCGAAGCCGCCGAACCTGGACGTGGCCGCCGGGGTGTTCTGCGCGGACTTTCCGGCGGACGTGCGCGACTTCACGGCGTACCGAAGGCTCGTGGGGATCGCGGCGAAGGCCGCGCCGGATGTCCGTTACGGAGCAGCGCTGCTCGCGATCCGGACCTGCCTGGGCTGGCCGCAACCGATCGCGAATCCGCCGCATCGGCTGGCGGTGCACACCCGGACGCCGCTGCTGGTGTTCAACGCCGTGCACGATCCGCGGACGCCCTACCCCTGGGCCCGGCACGTGGCGGCCGAGCTGGGGCGCAGCGGGCGGCTGGTCACCTACCTGGGCTCGGGGCACGGGCAGTATCAGGCCAGTGGGTGCACGACCGCGGTGATCGACCGCTACCTGATCGACCTGACCGTGCCGCCGCCGGGCACGACCTGCCCGGACATCTCCTGAAATTTACTGAAAGAGGAAACGCTTATGCCGGGATAACGGCTCACCGTGTTCGATGAGCGGCATGGACCACAGCGCAACCCTGTCCGCTCCGGCCCGTCGCGCGCGCCGGATCGTGGGCGCCGGCCTGGCCACCCTCGCCGTCGCCGTCGTCGCGATCACGCCGTTCCGCATCCTGGTGCGAATGCTGAGCCTGCCGCTGCAGCATCCGAGCCGGCAGGTCTGGCTGACCACGCTGAACGGGATCATGCTGGTCATGGTGGTCCTGCTGCCGGTGGCCGCGGTGACGGCCGGCGCGCTGGCCGGGTGGCGCCGGTCCACCGGGCGGCCGGCGGCGTGGCGGTCGTCGCTGGCCGAGGTCGCGATGGTCTACGGCACGCTGCCGTGGGTCTGGTACATCCTGCTGCCCGGTCTCGAACCCGGCAAGATCGGGCAGGTGAGCCTGGTGCCGCTGCGGGACCTGCAGGCCCAGGTCGCGGACGGCGCGGTCGGCCAGATCGTCGGCAACCTGCTGGTCTTCGCGGCGCTCGGGTTCTTCGTGCCGCTGCGGTTCCCGGCGCTGGCGTCGGTGACACGGGTCCTGGCGCTCGCCGCGGGCTGCTCGATCCTGGTCGAGACCCTGCAGTACGTCCTGCGCCTGGACCGGGTCTCGTCGATCGACGACGTGCTGCTCAACGCGGCCGGCGCCGGGCTCGCCGCGCTGGTCTCCCGGCCGTGGTGGGGTGCCCCGGTCCTGCCGCCGGGCACGAGCGTGCCCGGCGGTGCGGGTCGGGCCTAGGACTCCGTACGCGCGGCGGCCAGCAGCCCGGCCACCGCGGCCGCGTTGGTGATCTCGCCACGCAGCACCATGGCGACCGCCTCGTCGAGGCCGATCCGGATGACCTCCAGGTCGGCCTCCTCGTCGTGCCGGGCGAAACGTTCCGCGTCCGGCACGGCCGCGAGATCGCGGGCCAGGTAGATCAGCACGTGCTCGGTGCTGAACCCGGGCGAGGTGTGCACCTCGACCAGCTTCTCCATCCGGCCGGCGGTGAGGTCGGCCTCCTCGGCCAGCTCGCGGGCCGCGGTCAGCGCCGGGTCCTCGCCGTCGACGTCGCGCAGGCCGGCCGGCAGCTCCCAGATCCGGGCGCCGAGGGCGTGCCGGTACTGCTTGATCAGCACCACCCGGCCGTCGTCGTCGAGCGCGACCACCACGACCGCGCCCTTGTTACGGACCACGTCGCGCTTGGCCGTGCCGCCGTCCGACATGGTCACCTCGTCGGTGACCACGTCGAAGATCGGGCCGCGGTAGCGCTCCACCGAGCCGACGGTCTCGTGCTCGAAGCCCATCAAGAGACCTCGACCGGCTCGACCGGCAGCTCGTCGGCGGCGTTGTACACCACGGCGGCCTTGACCAGGCCGTCGAAGAGCGGGTGCGGGCGGGTCGGGCGGCTCTTCAGCTCCGGGTGCGCCTGGGTGGCCACGAAGTACGGATGCACGTCCCGGTCCAGCTCGATGAACTCGACCAGGCGCCCGTCCGGCGAGGTGCCGGAGAAGACCAGGCCGGACTGGGCCAGCTTGTCCCGGTAGTCGTTGTTCACCTCGTAGCGGTGCCGGTGCCGCTCGGAGATCTCGGTCGCGCCGTAGACCTCGGCGACGATCGAGTCCGCCTTGAGCGTGGCCGGGTAGGCGCCCAGGCGCATGGTGCCGCCCATGTCGCCCTTGCCCGCGACGATGTCCTCCTGGTCGGCCATCGTGGAGATCACCGGGTACGCCGCGGTCTCGTCGAACTCCAGCGAGTTCGCCCCGGTCAGCCCGGCCAGGTTGCGCGCCGCGTCGATGGTCATGCACTGCAGGCCGAGGCACAGCCCGAGGATCGGGATGCCGTTCTCCCGGGCGTACCGCGAGGTGTTGACCTTGCCCTCGATGCCGCGGACACCGAAGCCGCCGGGGATGACGATGCCGTCGACGCCCTTGAGCGCGTTCGCCGCGCCGGACGGGGTCTCGCAGCTGTCGCTCGGCACCCACCGGATCTGGATCTTCACGGTGTTGCCGAAACCGGCCGCGCGGATCGCCTCGGTGACCGAGAGGTAGGCGTCGGGCAGGTCGACGTACTTGCCGACCAGCGCGATCGTGATCGTGCGCTTCGGGTGGTGCACCCGCTCCAGCAGGTCGTTCCAGGTCTTCCAGTTCACGTCCCGGAACGACAGGCCCAGGCGGCGGACGACGTACGCGTCCAGCCCGCCGTCGTGCAGCACCTTCGGGATGTCGTAGATGCTCGGCGCGTCCGGGCAGCCGATGACCGCCTCGACGTCCACATCCGTGTAGAGCGCCAGCTTTTCCTTCATCTTGGCCGGGATCTCCCGGTCACTGCGGCAGATCAGCGCGTCCGGCTGG encodes:
- a CDS encoding cellulase family glycosylhydrolase, producing MALLAAVIVVGGLAVTLPRALASGPSCIVSYKVGEQWLGGFQGEVTVKNIGDPLDSWTLAFDFPDGGQKVTQGWGGTWHQSGTRVTAASGALATDASATLGFSGTWASGNPVPAAFTLNGRDCTAGIVPPAVNASTSPHPSTAVPAPAPALKVVGNKIVTGSGAVHQLYGVNRSGGEFACIQGNGIWEGPMDQASITAMRAWRIRAVRVPLNEECWLGTPSVPEVGGDPYRDAVKDYVNLLVKNGITPILELHWSYGEYTGDSSPCADVKATCQKPMPDAQYAPTFWTDVATTFRGNDAVILDLFNEPFPDRAAGNTTAAWKCWRDGGTCEGIGYPVAGFQTLVDAVRATGATNIIMLSGLSYANDLGQWLTYKPNDPLNNLAAAAHLYNFNDCDRAKCWNRQLAPVAAQVPLTLSEIGENDCGHKFVDGLMDWADAHEVGYLGWTWNPWDCAAGPALISDHTGTPTDFGQGLKDRFARVAN
- a CDS encoding SAM-dependent methyltransferase, with the protein product MAVDLNTAVPHSARIYDYLLGGKDNFAADRAAAAAIVKASPSLPISMRANRNYLARAAHYLAADLGIRQFLDIGAGLPTSPNLHEVVQRVDPTAKIVYVDNDPIVLVHARALLTSTPEGSTTYLDADLLDADKIIKASEVRALDFSRPIAISLIAVLQFVTDEAEAHRIIDTLMARLAPGSALAISTVTAHNEQAVQGAKAYTARGIPAKPRTDDEVAALFRGLDLVEPGVQLVHRWRPDPAATAVDDLHVQMSGGVAVKR
- a CDS encoding site-specific tyrosine recombinase XerD, with protein sequence MTLDRAINAYLDHLGVERGLSRNTLASYRRDLDRYAEQLTAAGIDDLAQVRPADVTGHLASLRDGGLASSSAARAISAVRGLHRFAVRERLVPHDVSADVRPPTPPKRLPKALDVDQVDRLLAVPAADTPLGLRDRALLEFLYGTGARISEAVGADIDDLELGSPEESSALLRGKGGRTRLVPVGGYARTALQTYLVRARPALSENGRGTPAIFLNARGGRLSRQSAWTVLHRCAGAAGLPVDGPHAVSPHTLRHSYATHLLDGGADVRVVQELLGHASVTTTQVYTLVTVERLREVYATSHPRAR
- the ald gene encoding alanine dehydrogenase, giving the protein MKVGIPSEVKNNEFRVAITPAGVFEFARAGHEVFVQSAAGMGSSITDTDFRDAGATIVPDGDAVWAEGDLILKVKEPVASEYHRMREGQVLFTYLHLAASKECTDALVDRRITGIAYETVELPDRSLPLLAPMSEVAGRLAPQVGAYQLMRQGGGRGVLMGGVPGVYAAKVVVIGAGVSGMNAAAIALGMQAEVMLLDRNIARLRAADADYRGHLQTIASNAYEIERAVLDADLVVGAVLVPGAKAPMLISNDLVERMKPGSVLVDISIDQGGCFEASRPTTHDDPTYRVHGSMFYCVANMPGAVPHTSTYALTNVTLPYALELANRGWRAALRHDRALAAGLNTHDGQVVYGPVGEAHGMPVTPLTEVLN
- a CDS encoding barstar family protein, with product MTGFPWLLVDQNIDDGDAVVAACADIDGLFADPGEPPVERYTLQGCAPAGALRAACDGFGDPWLGNIGLETIHRADSKHPRECWECTEELLDLTVTDVRPTGFGVFDVTLEGRLRIDPEHRKRRRGPDRAPEADGYVLTGITGEGEEKFGTCQEVSGVFRPRPEHLPRPATLIGCRPEPRLSRAIDALQRGSARHRRMIIASIFSVADDGTATHMLDSGLGAEVSEVRPSVLGDGLLDVTFASTYGDAIKGGRPSGAREIWDHWRTGRPAETGLWAAYPAALRHEWAGAALAHHRPGADRPSGTTYHLDGRHVTDEDGFYCAIGEAINGPGGYFGWNAGALHDCLLGDWGAAPGFRLVWHDSAVARKHLVPGYDRRDWCPAVTMEHLLAWLAEDGAEVELL
- a CDS encoding ParA family protein, which produces MSGHGQRAEAWTAVLRDQQSSLDLGADLGPADPTAYTMRRPIPEPMPTDRHGPARIIALANQKGGVGKTTTTINLGAALAEYGRKVLLVDFDPQGACSVGLGVNPHNLDLSVYNLLMQDDVSTEDVIIKTDIDGLHLLPANIDLSAAEIQLVNEVAREMALARALRSVRKEYDFILIDCQPSLGLLAINALTIANAVLIPLECEFFSLRGVALLLDTIDKVRERLNFDLELEGILATMYDSRTTHCRQVLQRVVEAFGDKVYQTVITKTVKFPESTVAGAPITTLDPASSGARNYRQLAREVIAAKAERG